TTTAACCACCAGCCTTCAATCCCAAAACTCTGTACAAACTCCTTTCCGTCTTCATCTAAATAATAGGTGCGTAAGGCTCCGGAATCGATAAAGCGCATGTGCTGGGATACATCGCCCGCTTTGAGGATAAATTCCTTTTTAGCCAGCTTTTTTTCTTGAAAGGCCTTTTCGATACGGCTGATCTCCTCCGCTGAAACCGGGCTTAGGTCTTGAATATGGGCAATGAGCTTTTCGATAGCCCGAAATTACGAAAGCCTATTTTACGGTCTTCTTGCGAAAGCGTTTAAAGGCGAAAATAAATAGGGCGGTTAAAATCATGAGCGGCCAAAGTCTAATGAGGATCAATAGGAAGGCAGTAAATCCAGTCCAACCATCTTTAAGAGCGATCACAAAACGATTGGGTTCATCGGTATCGATCACTTCCCTCTCCAGCTCCTGGTAAATATGAACTTCGATGCTGCTTAAGGCGATACGATCTTTGAGGTATTTCATACGCCCCTGAGCTCTTTCAATCTCGGTGCGTACCTGCCCTAATTTCTGCTCTACCTGCAGAATCTCCTCCACATTTTTAGCGCGATCCAATAACTTGAGCAAGCGAGCTTCTATATCTTGTGCCGATTTAATACGCGATTCTACATCCACATATTCTTCGCTTACATCGCGGGTTCTTATTTCCCGACGATCGAAATGTTGCACCCCTTCACCGATGCCGGCCATCGCTTTTTCAAATTGGGCACTAGGTATGCGAAGGGTATAAAGGATTTCCTTTCGATAGCTATTCTGATTGGCTTTTTCGGAGGATATATAGCCCCCGAAGCGGGCGGTTAAGGCATTGATGGATTGAGCACTTTCCTCGAGGTTTTTCGTTTCATACTTTATATCCGCTTCCTTGATCAAATGCAGATTTTGAACTTGATTTCCATTGCTTTGAAGTTCATCAGAGTTCTTCACCACCATGGCTGGCTCATAGGATTCTTCCATGGCCACATCTTCATGAGCTACATTTTGCAGATCCCTTTCACAGGCCGACAATAGAACTAAAAAGCTAAGAATAAAGGAGTAACGATAGGACATTATAATTGATCTTAGGTCCTATAAACGAAGCTTTTGCGATTAAAGTCTATGCTCGCTTATAATATCGCTTGCGCCAATGAAAGGCTACCCGTACCAATAAGATTAGAGCCGGTACTTCTACCAAGGGACCAATAACTCCGGCAAAGGCCTGACCCGAATTAATCCCAAATACCGCAATAGCAACTGCAATGGCCAATTCGAAATTATTACCAGCTGCGGTAAAGGCTATGGCTGCATTTTGATCATAGCTCGCTCCGGCCAATCGACTTATGAAAAAGCCCAGGCTGAACATGATCAAGAAATAAATTAAAAGAGGAACCGCAATTAAAAGCACATCCGCCGGAAGGCTAAATACTAAATCGCCTTTTAGGCTAAACATCAATACGATGGTGAAGAGTAAGGCCACCAAGGTGATAGGTGAGATGAGTGGTAAAAATCGACTTTGGTACCAGTCTGCGCCTTTTAAGGGAATGAGAACCACCCGACTGAGAATACCCAAGGCAAAAGGAATACCCAGATAAATAGCTACACTCTTGGCAATAAGAGCAATCGATATATCTATTACCACGCCTTCAAATCCTAATAAGGGTGGAATTTGGGTCATGAATAGCCAGGCATAAAAGCTATAAGCAAAGACCTGGAATATACTATTTAGGGCAACCAGGCCAGCACCATATTCCGCTGAGCCTTCCGCCAGATCGTTCCAAACCAAAACCATGGCTATACAGCGGGCCAAACCAATCAGAATTAAACCCGACATATATTCGGGATAGTCGTGCAAAAAGATAAGGGCCAGAGCAAACATCAATATTGGACCAATAATCCAGTTGAGAAGCAATGAGATTCCTAATATTTTAACATGCTTAAACACCTTAGGCAGCAGGCGGTAGTTCACCTTGGCTAGGGGCGGATACATCATTAAAATCAGGCCAATGGCCAAAGGGATATTGGTATCTCCTTCGCCACTCTCTCCAAGGCTTTGCGCTAAGCCGGGCCAAAGATTGCCCAAGAGCAAACCCAAAGCCATGGCAGTGAAAATCCAGAGGGTGAGATAACGATCCAGAAAGGACAATTTCTTAGTACCCATGCTCAATTGCTGAAAAAACGTGAAACATCTCAGTGGCTATTTGCAGGCAGCGCTCATCATAGGCAGCAGTCTCTTGATCGGTATCATCAAATGCCTTGGGATCTTCATAATTAAGGGCAATACGTGCTTTGGTGCCAGGAATAAAAGGACAATTTTCATCCGCATCCGAGCAGGTCATCACCGCTGCAAAATCTGCATTGGGATTTTCGGGATCATCGTACAATTTGGAGTGCAACATAATGGGATCCTCATCTTCAGCGAAAGCTATACGGTAAACCGGATTAGGGTCCATCACCGCATCGGAATAGAGGTCAAAACCCGCTCGCTCCATCGCCGCCAAGGTACGTGGATTACAAGCTGTCACCTCCGTACCTCCAGAATAGGAATTCAATGTAAGGCCCGCTCGCTTAGCTGCCACATGGGCCCAAAGCTGTGCAAATTGACTGCGGCGAGAATTATGGGTGCAGATGAAAACCAGGTTTAAATTCGCCTGGTTCTCCTGCACATATTGGACTAATGGCTGTAATCGCTCCAAACGATCTGGAGGGATGCTTTTCGGATCGAGCCTATCAATGTAACTATTCAGGTAACTAAACATGGCTGGGTATTAACAGCATCCTCCACCCGGAGTACAAGCCTCTGAGCTTTGCATATCACTTAATTGTAGGATCTTCTTTTCCTTTTTAAGCTCACCTTCTTTTTGACCATAGAGGGTAATACTATAAATACCCTGTTCACCCTGACCAAATTTCTGCATTTCCTCCTCAGTCAAATATTGACTTAGAATATCAGCGGGAATGTAAATGGGCTTTTCCTTTTGAATTTGTAAATCTTTGAAGCCAGCCTTGCGCGCCATTTCTAAATAGGCGTCTTTTTGAATGGCTCCCGATACACAACCCGCATACATTTCGGCATCCTTTTGCAGGGCATCTGGTAATTCACCTTGCAGGACTACATCTGAAATACTAAAATGAGCGCCTGGTTTTAATACCCGATGAATCTCATTAAAGACGGCAGCCTTATTAGGCACCAAGTTTAATACACAATTGGAAACCACCACGTCAATACTATTGTCTAAAATCGGTAGTTCCTCAATATCGCCTTCGCGGAATTCTACATTATTGTAGCCTAATTTATCCGCATTTAAGCGCGCTTTGCGAATCATAGGACCACTAAAATCGACACCAATCACTTTGCCTTCAGGACCGGTTTCATGTCGGGCAACAAATACATCATTACCAGCGCCGGAGCCCAGGTCTAAAACGGTATCGCCTTTTTCGATATGAGCAAAATGGGTGGGTAAACCACAACCTAAACCAAGGTCTGCATCCGACTGATAGCCCTCCGTTTCGGAATAATCATCGGTCATGATATTATACACTTCTTGGGAAACTGGGCCCGCTCCGCAGCAAGATGATTTATTCAGAGCTACATCTTGTTCGGCAATTTCGCTGTACTTCTTGCGTACAATTTCTTTGAGTTCCTGATCTGTTTTCATGATAATAGGGTTTAGCAGCAAGAAGGATCATTGCCGCAATAGGATTCGAATAATTCTAAAAATTCTGACTTGATACGTTCCCAGCGCTCCGGGTTGATGCAATAGCTTACTGAAGTGCCTTCGATCGTACCTTGAATAAAGCCTGCGGCTTTTAACTCGCGTAAATGCTGACTAATAGTGGCTTGCGCCAGACCTAATTCCTGCACTAAATCACCATTTATGCAAGCCCTGGCTGCAACCAGATATTGAAGGATGGCTATTCGTGCGGGATGCCCCAATGCTTTGGCACCGGCAGCCAGATCATTTTGTTCCGGACTAAAGAGATCTTTCTTAGTGATTCCCATAGCTTAAAAGTAATATTGCAATATTACGATGAAAGGTTTAAAAAAAAGGCCCCGCAGTTAAAAAATTCATTCTAATCCACGGGGCCCCTGCTAAGCAGACGAAAAGATTTCTCTTAATTTCGTACCAACTTCTCCACCATTAATATTGATGGTGTTTACCTTCTCTACTACCTTTTCGAGGTATTCCATTTCTTTCAATTTCCAGAGCATAGGATTATTTTCCATCAACTTAGCGGTGTTCATCAAGCTCCGGGTAGAAGCTGTTTCTTCCCGACGGGTAATTAAATTAGCTTGAGCTTTCTTTTCAGCTACCAATACCTGATTCATAATCTCCCGCATTTCACCGGGTAGAATAATATCTCGGATACCTACTTCCAGCAGCTCCAAACCAATGGCTTGAAACTTTGCTTGGGTAGAACCAGCTATTTGCTCTGCCAATTCAATTTTCCGACTTAAGAGTTCGTCCAGACTTAATTCTGCCACATAAGAGCGTAAAGCCAATGCCAGTAAGTAGTAAGCCTGCTTTTCATAGTCACTGTTCGCCAATAAGGCCTCTTCCACATTTTGAACTCGCATTTCTGCCAGTAAATTGATACGTAAAGTGGCTTTATCTTTAGTGAGCAATTCCTGACCATTCAATTCAATGGTCTGGCGTTTCACATTGGCTTTCAGAAGTTTCATACTCTGAGAATTGTTCCAGTAGAAGTATTCGCCAGGCTCCAATGCTTTAAACAATGCCCCATTCAAGAGGACTAGGCCTTTTTCACCTTGCTCCACTTTAAACATTCGAACAAAACCACGAGTGCATAAAATCGCCCGTAAGTTCTCTTTGAGATGGGCTGGCAATTCCAATTCGTCGGTTGAAAAACGCAGGACCTCAATTGCATTCACCCCCTTCCAATAGGCATAAATACCAGGGATAAGGATTTCACTAAACACACCATTTAGCATCACAATGGCCAATTCACCTTGCTTAAGCTCCACTAGCTCGGCATAGTCCTTTAACTTTTCAGCATTAACCCGCAGGTCTATACCTTTGGGCAGATCTACTTTGCTTCCGAGATGGTAATTCTGCAATTGAGCATTTATCCATTTCCAACGCTTACCGGCAGTCCAAATATTTTGGATAATACCATTCTTTGTGGCCACAGTAAGCTGCGCTTCAGGGGTAAAAATTAATTGTAACATGTTCATCAAATTGTGGGTTAAACCCGGTTAAAAAACAATATGCGCAGGGCAGCGGCAGTATGGACTTCAGGTTTCACACATTCCATCCTTAGAGGGCAAATAGCCGGCCTCTCTGCCCCAAATTCAGGACATGCTTCGCCATCGGTACATATACCGCACACCGGTGCCAGAATTTTACATTTGTAAAAGCCTCGCACAATCCCATTCGCATATTGGTGATCCTTTTTAAAGCCGATCAAGCTTCTTTTCATGGTATGGCCTTCGCCATGGCTCCGTGAAAGGGAGGATTGATTTTCCTACAACCAGTAATTATCCTACATAATAAGGGAATCGAACCCTCGGAAAAAACCTGTGCTCTGCCATTGAGCTATTGAACCAAAAGGTCCAAATGGGAGTCGAACCCATAACCTCAGGAAATTGCGTTCTTTTAAGACGGTATACCGTATCCGGCACCATGGTGACCTACAGAGACACCCATCTAGATCTCCGGTAGAACAAACCGTATTTTAAATAAGATAAAATGAATTTTCAGGCCTTAGAAGCCTTGGTCTTCAGCTTGGCTTTCTACTTCATTTTGAGTCGTTTAAGACTTAATTCAATCTCATTTTGTTGGGCCTCATTTTCCACATATTGCAAAAGCATTTTACAATAATTAATAGCTATTTTTAAATAGCCTCTTAACTCCATTATCTTAAACATATACCAATAAACATATAAAGGTTTAAATAAAGATTTACTGGTAATATAATTCAACAAATTTAGAGCTTCAGAATATAATTGAAGCGCAATCAAACTATCCATTAGCGCTGCTGCAGCACAAGCATTTTCAGGATCAATTGCCATCGCCTGTTCGGCTGCATCCTTAGCCTCTTTTGGCCAATTAAGCATGTGGAGATAGTATTGAGACTTTAAGCAAAGACTGGGTATATGCTCCGGATCATAAGCCAGGGCATAATTGAGCTGCTCCTCTGTTTCTGCCAGATCAAAAGGATAAGCGTCGTAAGCCTTTAAATAATAAGATGTTACTAATTGAGTTGACATTTTCTTTTTGCTTTAAGGTTGGCAAATCCAGACCGGAACCACTCCTCAGAGCAAAAAAAATCCCGGTCCTAAAGAGGAACCGGGAGCGAATAGCTTTGCATAAAAAACCTACTTCCCTCTCAGCCCCTGTTGGCTAAAATTTGGATCAATTCCGTATTTATGGTTTATACACTGCATATCGCTCGCTTTATTTTGTTTTGCGCTGCAAATGAATAAAACATTTTATTTACCCGCAAGCTTTTTTAAATAAAAATGAAACAATTGAGCAATTCACAGTTTTAAACGCGTAAAATAGATTGATTCCTGTTTTAATGAGAATGCTGTTTAGTAGCTTTAATCCATGAAACCAAACAAAGCCCTCTACCTTTTCCTCTTCTTTTTAAGCTTCCATTTTCTCAAGGCCCAAAACTCGGCTTGCTTAGCGAATGACACGCTCACCATTGTAGTGATTGGCTCTTCCACCGCTGCAGGAGCAGGAGCCAGCACCCCTGATTCTTCCTGGGTAAATCGCTACCGCCGCAGTATGCAGGCCCTAAACCCGGCCAATCAGGTAATCAATCTTGCTCAAGGTGGTTATAATACCTGGCGTTTAATGCCCGATTATTTCAGCCCACCTTCCGGCCGTCCTAGTCCGGATACCCTGCGTAATATCAGTCATGCCCTGCGCCAAAACCCCGATGCCATTATCATTAACCTACCTTCCAATGATGCTGCTATCGGAACTGGGCTCAATGAGCAAATGACTAATTTTATTCATATTGATAGCCTGGCGGCCAGCTATAATGTACCGCTCTGGGTATGCACCACCCAACCCCGAAACTTTAGTGCCAGCCAAATTCAAATTCAATTGGATGTCCGCGATTCCATTTTGAGCTATTTCGGCCCCCGAGCCATAGATTTCTGGACGGGTTTAGCCAACAGTCAAAATACCATCCTGGCGCAGTATAATTCTGGCGACGGCACCCATGTTAATGATGCCGGCCATCGCCTTCTATGGCAGGAGGTTTTAACAGAGGCCCTGCCCGATAGCCTGGTTTCCAATGTTTCGGGTCTGGATTTACAAGTATCTCCTCCCCTTTGGACCAATCCTTCGCCCTGTGGTAGCCCCAACAGCATTATTGAAATCCAATTAGCCAATCTTCGCAGCGATAGCCTACAATCAGCGGCTACGGTAGAACTCATTCGATTAGACCTCAACAGTGGTATTCGAGATACTTTGCGCCAAAGCCTCAATCAAATTTCAGGCTGTGCCTATGCTCAGGTGCAATTCAGCCTAAATACCAATCAACAGCAGCACTGGCAATTACACAGCCGGATTATATGCAGTCAAGACAGCAATAGCTTTAATAATATTAGCAGCAGTATTGAGGTCCAAAGTGAAGCCGGTCCCCAAATTACCAGCACCGATCCCTTTTACTGCGAGGGCGATAGCATGTGGATTAGCCCCAGCCATAGCGGCGATCAATTGACCTGGTTTAGCGATGCCGGATTAAGTCAGCCCATAAATCAAGGGGACAGCCTGTATTGGAATCCTACTTTGGGCGACAGCCTGTTTTTACAAAGTTTACAGGGACCTTTTTACTATATCGAATCACTCAGCTCAGCGCAAAGCTCCAATATCAAATGGAATGGTTGCATGTTTAACCTTATTGCCGGACCGGATACTGTAAGCCTGGATAGTATTCAATTTGTGGCCGGAACTTCTGGTGATATGCAAGTGAACCTCCGCACCCGATTAGGGTCTTATCAAGGCCATGAAAACACGGCCGCTTCCTGGTCGGCTTCCATCTCAGACAGTATTTATGGGGCTCTGGAAGACAGTAGCTATGTCTTAAAATTCGGCAGTATAATTTTAAATCCTGGCGACACCCTGGGTTGCTACCTCTATTTGGAAAACAGCAATCAGAGATTGGCCTACCAAAGTGTGGGTAGCATGCAGCTGTATCAAGGAGCAGGATTAAGTGTGCAAGCGGGCAGTGGCATTCAGCATACCTTCGGAACCATCTATCATCCCCGGGCTATCCGAGCCCAATTCTATTATCACTATGGCTTTAAAGCCGATGGGCAATGTCAGAGTACGGTAGATACCATTATTCCGAAACCTAGTCCAGCCATTTTAGATTTAGGTTTTGATTTCAACCATAGCCCTGGAATTGACCTAATCCTATATCTTCCTCCTGGATTTAGCAATCCCGTTTGGAACGATGGCTCCACTGCAGATTCACTATTTATCCCTGCCCATAGATATGAAAACACTCTTAAGCAATTTATTTTAAGCGCTATTGATAGCTTAGGATGCATGCATTCGGATACTCTAGCGGTGCAATTTTTACCCTGGTTCGGATTAGAAGAAGCTAGCAGCTTAGGCTTCACCCTATACCCCAATCCAAATCAGGGGCAGTTCCATATTTCCAATCCTGGTAAAGCAGCTTTTAGCTGGAAGCTGATGAACACTAATGGTAAGCTTTTATCGGAAGGCCAAGGCTTTGAAACAGATATCAGGATTAAAACATCCCTTGCCAAAGGATTGTACTATTTACGAATTGAACAGGAGGGTCAGGAGCAAATCCTCAAGTTGCTGATTCAGTGAATCGGCTAAAAACATTTTCACAGTACTTAGCACTTATCCTGGCAGGTGAGGCCATCTTCTTGCTGCCCTTTATGGCACCTCGGGTTTTTAGAACCACCTTATTAGAGGTGTATCAAATCGATAATCTGGAATTAGGTTATTGCTTCTCCCTCTATGGCTTAGTAGCAGTGGTTTCCTATTTCCTTGGAGGGCCTTTGGCGGATTTATTTTCCGCTCGAAAATTAATGTCCATAGCCTTAGGCCTTACCGCCTTGGGAGGATTTATAATAAGCTGGTGGCCCAATTATACTGCCCTTTTGATAGCCTACACCTTTTGGGGCTTCTCTACTATCTTACTCTTTTGGGCCGCTTTAATGAAAAGCACCCGCATTTTGGTGGACCCCGAAAATGTGGGCAAAGCCTTTGGTTGGGTTGAAGGAGGTCGTGGACTAAGCGCTGCCATTTGGTCGAGCCTGGCCGTTGCGCTTTTTGCTTTCTACTTTCAAGATGAATCCAGTCAGGTGATTGAAAGCCGGCATATTGCCTATCGCTATGTATTGCAAAGCGCCTCCTTTTACCTGATTCTGGTTGCCATCTATGTTTGGTTTATCCTACCGAAAAGAGAGGTTCAAATGGACTTGAATCACTCCATGAAAGGATTAAAAAAATTGGTAGGCCTGAAACGTTTATGGCTGCAAGCCCTGATTCTTTTTTGCGCCTATTGTGGTTATAAAATAACCGACGATGTTTCCCTCTTTGGTCATGAAGTTTGGGGACTCTCCGAAGAAGATGCCGTTTTATTAAGCAGCTATACTTTCTACCTGCGCCCCATCACCGCCATTACCGCTGGCTTTCTGGTGGATCGAATTTCCACCGCAAAAATCCTGAGTTTCAGCTTTGGGATCAGCGCTTTGGGCGCCCTGGCCCTGGCCTGGTTTCCTGGCCAGGAAATGACTGCTTTTGGACTGATCTTTTTAGGCTCCAGCCTCAGTGGCATTTATGCCTTACGTGGTATTTATTTCTCTCTGATGCGCGAAAACCAAATAGACCGTCGCCTCAGTGGCACGGCCATTGGAATTCTCTCCGTGCTTGGCTATTTGCCGGATGTTTTCATGAGTCCTTTTATGGGCTGGATTCTTGAATCGAACTCTGGGCCCATCGGACACCAAAACCTCTTCCTAAGTTTAGGTTTAATTATGATCCTCGGAATCATCCTTTCTCAAGCCTGGAAAAGGGAATATCGCAAAGTGGCTAGGACTGAGCCTGCTTCAAGCTAAGCTGAACTCTTTTACGTGGCACATCCACCGAAAGGACTTTAACCTGAACCTGCTCTTGTAAGCGCACGACCTCATTGGGATCTCGAATAAATCGATCTGCCAACTCGCTAACATGCACCAATCCAACTTGCTTGGCCCCTACATCTACAAAAGCGCCAAAATTGGTGATATTGCTAACGATGCCTGGCAATATCATCCCTTCCTGCAAATCGGATATGCTGCGGATGCGCGGATCAAACTGAAAGATCTTGGCTGCCCCTCTAGGATCCCTTCCTACTTTGGAGAGTTCGCTTTTAATATCCTCCAAGGTTGGGAGACCTACCTCCTCTGTACAATAAGGTTTGAGGTCAAGGTCCTTCAATATTTCTTTTTGGCCGATTAAATCGTGAATCGGTTTTTTAAGATCCTTCGCTATTTGCTTCACGATCACATAAGACTCCGGGTGCACGCCAGAATTATCCAGGGGATTCTCCGCTTCCGGGATTCGTAAAAAGCCCGCTGCCTGTTCATAGGCTTTTGGCCCTAATTTGGGCACTTTTAATAAGGCTGCCCTGGACTTAAAGGCTCCATGCTCTTCGCGATAAGCCACAATATTTTCAGCTAGTTTGGGGCCCAAGCCCGATACGTATTCCAACAAGTGCTTACTGGCAGTATTGAGGTTTACCCCAACAGCATTTACTACCTGCTCCACCACCCGATCCAAAGCCGCTTTCAATTGATTTTGATCTACATCGTGTTGGTATTGCCCTACCCCAATGCTTTTAGGGTCGATTTTCACCAATTCCGCCAGAGGGTCCATCAATCGTCGACCGATACTCACAGCACCTCGAACGGTAACATCGTAATTGGGAAATTCCGCTCGAGCAATAGATGATGCCGAATAAATCGAGGCTCCTGCTTCATTCACCACAAAGGCTTGCACTGGATATTTAAAGCGCACCTTCTTACTTACAAACTCTTCGGTTTCCCGACCAGCGGTACCATTGCCAATGGCGATGGCATCAATTTTATAGGCTTCGGCCAGATGAGCAATTTTAGCAGCGGCCTTAGCTGTATCGCGCTGGGGCGGATGCGGGTAAATGGTGTCATTATGCAGAAGGCTGCCCTGCTCATCAATGCAAACCACCTTACAGCCGGTTCTAAATCCTGGATCGATAGCCAGAATTCGCTTAGGGCCCAATGGTGGACTCAATAATAACTGTCGCAGGTTTTCCGCAAAAACAGCAATGGCCTCCGTATCCGCTTTCAACTTAGAAGCTTGGGCAAATTCCGTTTCGATGGAAGGTTTCATCAGGCGTTTATAGCTGTCTTTCAAAGCCAATTCCACTTGTTCGCTGCAAGCATTACGACCTTTTACAAATATGCGAGCGAGGCTATCCAATGCTCGCTCTTCTTCGGGAGCAATACTCACCCGTAAAAGCTTTTCATTCTCGGCCCTGCGAATAGCTAAAAGCCGATGAGCCGGAATACGACGCAAGGCTTCCGAAAAGTCGAAATAGTCGCGGTATTTCTCCGCTTCCGCTTCCTTCCCTTTAATCAGCTTAGCTTGAATTTGGGCCTCTCTTTCAAAAATGCGACGCAGGGTATTTCGGGCAGAAAGCCTTTCGTTCATCCATTCCGCCATTATATCTCGCGCGCCTGATAAGGCCTCATCAATATCCTGTACCTCCCCTTTCACAAAACTCAGAGCCAAGGATTCGGGGTCGCGAGCATCCTGCTTCATGATCATTCCCGCCAAGGGCTCCAAGCCTTTTTCCCTGGCTACTGAAGCCCGGGTTTTACGCTTTTGTTTGTAGGGCAGATATAAATCTTCGAGCTCATTTAAATCCCAGCAAGCTTCAATCTGAGCTTCGAGTTCTGCACTTAATTTTCCCTGCTCCTTTATGGATTCGAGAATGCTGGCTTTCCGGGCCGCCACCTTTTCGAAATAGGCTTGCTGCTCCTTTATTTCTTGGATTTGCACCTCATCCAAACTCCCTGTGCGCTCCTTACGGTAACGAGCAATAAATGGGATGGTAGCTCCTTCGGAGAGGAGGGCTAAGGTGTTGGCTACTTGCTTCTCAGTAAGTCTGAGCTTTTGAACGATGAAAGTATTGTAGTTCAAACTAAATAGTATTTAAATTTAGAAGAGCTTAATCCTTGATGCTAATGCTGATCAATCCCGCTCTCTTGCGCCAATCGACTGGAAGCACAACTTGATCACGGTCCATTCTTACAGCATCCTGAAAAATGGGTCTGCGATCCCAATCATTTACATCAAAAATTACTTGGCTCCTTTCGGCTCCATCAACCTTAAACTCTTGATGCGTAATTAAGCATAAAGGCCATCTTAAGGTAAGGCCTCTACTATCATCAAAGGCCGCATAAAAAACATGTACGGCATTATGATTCGCCATTGCAAAGAATGAAGAATGCAAGGCTCGATCTGATTGAGTCTCTTGTTTTTTAAAAACAAACTTAGACCAGTCATCAAGTCCAGTAGAATCAAAATGGGATACAATTATCCCAAAGTACTTATAGCGATACTCATATTCTCCGAACATCTCATTTCCATTGTGGTCTTTCTTCACTCTACGAATTACCGTTTGTCTGTCGGTTAAACAAAAGACAGATCCATCATCCGCAAAACAAATTTGAGGTTCAGCAAAACCAGGCACATTCTCCACTCCTTGTTCAAGGTCTTTTTTAATGGCATTCATAGGAAGCTTCCCATATGAAGTATAAACTATGCTGGAATCCGCAGGCCTCAATCGTGAACAAAACATTTTAAGGGGCGCATCTGAAAGCATATCTACTGCTGTGGCCGCAATGACTAAATCGCCATTGGGCGCCATTTCCATTCTCAGATTATGGAGGAGGTAATCTTTAGGTTGTACATTTTGAACCAGAGGCTCTGATTCTCCATCTTTACAAGTTAGCAGCTTTAAGCTATAGTTGGGCTGCCCCTTCATATATTCCTCTTTTTTCTTTTTGTAGGACTTTAGAAGAATATGAACCTGACCATCATTGCTTAGCTTAACACTCTTTACTACTACTAAATCGGAAAGTAAAGGCAAGGTCTCCAGGCGAGTATAAAGCGGATTCCAGTTTCGATCGAAGACAAAGATTTTGAACTGATAGCTAGTGAAACTCTTAGGATAGAAATACACAAATACATTTTTGCTTTCATCCTCCGAACTACGGAAAACAAAATCTCCATTGCTATGCTCCTCAAAATTATCATCCTGAATGCTGATAAACTCCTCACAAACCTTTTTACTTATCCCC
The Croceimicrobium hydrocarbonivorans genome window above contains:
- a CDS encoding GDSL-type esterase/lipase family protein gives rise to the protein MKPNKALYLFLFFLSFHFLKAQNSACLANDTLTIVVIGSSTAAGAGASTPDSSWVNRYRRSMQALNPANQVINLAQGGYNTWRLMPDYFSPPSGRPSPDTLRNISHALRQNPDAIIINLPSNDAAIGTGLNEQMTNFIHIDSLAASYNVPLWVCTTQPRNFSASQIQIQLDVRDSILSYFGPRAIDFWTGLANSQNTILAQYNSGDGTHVNDAGHRLLWQEVLTEALPDSLVSNVSGLDLQVSPPLWTNPSPCGSPNSIIEIQLANLRSDSLQSAATVELIRLDLNSGIRDTLRQSLNQISGCAYAQVQFSLNTNQQQHWQLHSRIICSQDSNSFNNISSSIEVQSEAGPQITSTDPFYCEGDSMWISPSHSGDQLTWFSDAGLSQPINQGDSLYWNPTLGDSLFLQSLQGPFYYIESLSSAQSSNIKWNGCMFNLIAGPDTVSLDSIQFVAGTSGDMQVNLRTRLGSYQGHENTAASWSASISDSIYGALEDSSYVLKFGSIILNPGDTLGCYLYLENSNQRLAYQSVGSMQLYQGAGLSVQAGSGIQHTFGTIYHPRAIRAQFYYHYGFKADGQCQSTVDTIIPKPSPAILDLGFDFNHSPGIDLILYLPPGFSNPVWNDGSTADSLFIPAHRYENTLKQFILSAIDSLGCMHSDTLAVQFLPWFGLEEASSLGFTLYPNPNQGQFHISNPGKAAFSWKLMNTNGKLLSEGQGFETDIRIKTSLAKGLYYLRIEQEGQEQILKLLIQ
- a CDS encoding MFS transporter, which translates into the protein MNRLKTFSQYLALILAGEAIFLLPFMAPRVFRTTLLEVYQIDNLELGYCFSLYGLVAVVSYFLGGPLADLFSARKLMSIALGLTALGGFIISWWPNYTALLIAYTFWGFSTILLFWAALMKSTRILVDPENVGKAFGWVEGGRGLSAAIWSSLAVALFAFYFQDESSQVIESRHIAYRYVLQSASFYLILVAIYVWFILPKREVQMDLNHSMKGLKKLVGLKRLWLQALILFCAYCGYKITDDVSLFGHEVWGLSEEDAVLLSSYTFYLRPITAITAGFLVDRISTAKILSFSFGISALGALALAWFPGQEMTAFGLIFLGSSLSGIYALRGIYFSLMRENQIDRRLSGTAIGILSVLGYLPDVFMSPFMGWILESNSGPIGHQNLFLSLGLIMILGIILSQAWKREYRKVARTEPASS
- a CDS encoding Tex family protein, with product MNYNTFIVQKLRLTEKQVANTLALLSEGATIPFIARYRKERTGSLDEVQIQEIKEQQAYFEKVAARKASILESIKEQGKLSAELEAQIEACWDLNELEDLYLPYKQKRKTRASVAREKGLEPLAGMIMKQDARDPESLALSFVKGEVQDIDEALSGARDIMAEWMNERLSARNTLRRIFEREAQIQAKLIKGKEAEAEKYRDYFDFSEALRRIPAHRLLAIRRAENEKLLRVSIAPEEERALDSLARIFVKGRNACSEQVELALKDSYKRLMKPSIETEFAQASKLKADTEAIAVFAENLRQLLLSPPLGPKRILAIDPGFRTGCKVVCIDEQGSLLHNDTIYPHPPQRDTAKAAAKIAHLAEAYKIDAIAIGNGTAGRETEEFVSKKVRFKYPVQAFVVNEAGASIYSASSIARAEFPNYDVTVRGAVSIGRRLMDPLAELVKIDPKSIGVGQYQHDVDQNQLKAALDRVVEQVVNAVGVNLNTASKHLLEYVSGLGPKLAENIVAYREEHGAFKSRAALLKVPKLGPKAYEQAAGFLRIPEAENPLDNSGVHPESYVIVKQIAKDLKKPIHDLIGQKEILKDLDLKPYCTEEVGLPTLEDIKSELSKVGRDPRGAAKIFQFDPRIRSISDLQEGMILPGIVSNITNFGAFVDVGAKQVGLVHVSELADRFIRDPNEVVRLQEQVQVKVLSVDVPRKRVQLSLKQAQS